The proteins below are encoded in one region of Hordeum vulgare subsp. vulgare chromosome 3H, MorexV3_pseudomolecules_assembly, whole genome shotgun sequence:
- the LOC123440278 gene encoding homeobox-leucine zipper protein ROC9 isoform X2 has translation MGSSRPRTKDFFAVPTLSLSLAGAFARNAPAATSGDEVEEDDEGSGGIRSGPLGEEVEISSENKGPAGSQSGDGSGEEEEGHDDGGKRKKRSRKSYHRHTAEQVRVMEAVFKESPHPDEKQRQQLSKQLGLSPRQVKFWFQNRRTQIKERHENSLLKSELENLQKENRAMRQLTKRPSSCPSCGAGAASSDGFDAAAASQEQQLQLENAKLRAEVEKLRGALGTAAADGATSPASSPFSAATAQMSSNRSPLEVYGGGFAGRDMQSVLELAGRALEELKMMASSGEPLWVRSVETGRDILNYDEYVRLFRRDDGPADRQAGWSVEASRETGVVYLDATKLVHAFMDVNEWKELFPSMVAKASTLDVIRTGDDDDGHDGVVQLMFAEVQMLTPMVPTREFYFARYCRKLAAEKWAIVDVSFDKAEADVGTSPLVRCSKDPSGCIIEEQANGHSRVTWVEHTRLRECAAPSMYRAVTAGGLAFGARRWVATLQLQCERMVFWVATNVPTRDSSGVSTLAGRRSVLKLAHRMTSSLCRVIGGSRGLAWSRAPRAGAGDVRLTSRTNAGDPGEPQGLIACAVLSAWLPVSTTALLDFLRDESRRPEWDVTLAGRAVHCRVNLTKGKDRGNCVTAYAPASAGGHGGEWIVQDGCTSPCESIVAYAPVDAAVLQPVISGHDSSGLALLPCGFAVVPDGLESRPAVITARKEDGAAAGSLVTAVFQVLASSSPVAALSPESAETVTSLASCTLRRVRKAFGCEDR, from the exons GCGACGGCtccggggaggaagaagaaggccatgatgatgggggtaaaaggaagaagaggagccgGAAGAGCTACCACAGGCACACTGCTGAACAAGTTAGGGTCATGGAAGC GGTATTCAAGGAGTCGCCACATCCAGATGAAAAGCAGCGGCAGCAACTCAGCAAGCAGCTCGGACTGTCTCCACGGCAAGTCAAGTTTTGGTTTCAGAATCGACGAACTCAGATCAAG GAGCGGCACGAGAACTCGCTGCTCAAGTCGGAGCTGGAGAATCTCCAGAAGGAGAACCGCGCCATGAGACAGCTCACCAAGAGACCCTCAAGCTGCCCAAGCTGTGGCGCCGGAGCAGCTTCGAGCGATGGCTTCGACGCCGCCGCGGCCAGCCAGGAACAGCAGCTGCAGCTAGAGAACGCCAAGCTCAGAGCCGAG GTAGAGAAGCTGCGAGGGGCGCTCGGGACAGCCGCGGCCGACGGAGCCACCTCCCCGGCCTCGTCGCCATTCTCCGCGGCCACTGCCCAGATGAGCAGCAACCGGAGCCCGCTTGAAGTTTACGGCGGCGGCTTCGCGGGCCGCGACATGCAGAGCGTCCTGGAGCTGGCCGGCCGCGCGCTGGAAGAGCTTAAGATGATGGCTTCCTCCGGCGAGCCTCTCTGGGTGCGGAGCGTCGAGACCGGCCGAGACATTCTCAACTACGACGAGTACGTGCGCCTGTTCCGGCGCGACGATGGCCCCGCCGATCGGCAGGCCGGCTGGTCCGTCGAGGCGTCACGTGAAACCGGGGTGGTTTACCTTGACGCGACGAAACTTGTGCATGCTTTCATGGATGTG AACGAATGGAAAGAACTCTTCCCTTCCATGGTCGCAAAGGCATCGACGCTGGACGTGATCCGcacgggcgacgacgacgatggacacgacggcgtggtgcaaCTG ATGTTTGCAGAGGTCCAGATGCTGACGCCAATGGTGCCCACGAGGGAGTTCTATTTCGCCCGCTACTGCAGGAAGCTGGCCGCCGAGAAATGGGCCATCGTCGACGTGTCCTTCGACAAGGCTGAGGCCGACGTCGGCACGTCGCCGCTGGTCAGGTGCTCGAAGGATCCCTCGGGTTGCATCATCGAAGAGCAGGCAAACGGCCACTCCAGG GTGACATGGGTGGAGCACACCAGATTGCGCGAGTGCGCGGCCCCGTCCATGTACAGGGCGGTGACCGCGGGCGGCCTGGCGTTCGGCGCGAGGCGCTGGGTGGCGACCCTCCAGCTCCAGTGCGAGAGGATGGTCTTCTGGGTGGCGACCAACGTGCCGACCAGGGACAGCAGCG GGGTCTCCACActggcagggaggaggagcgttCTGAAGCTGGCGCACCGGATGACCTCGAGCCTCTGCCGCGTCATCGGCGGGTCGCGTGGCCTGGCGTGGAGCAGGGCGCCGAGAGCCGGCGCCGGCGACGTCCGGCTGACGTCCCGAACGAACGCCGGCGACCCCGGCGAGCCGCAGGGCCTGATCGCCTGCGCCGTGCTGTCCGCGTGGCTCCCCGTCAGCACCACGGCTCTCCTCGATTTCCTGAGGGACGAGTCACGCCGGCCCGAG TGGGATGTCACGCTGGCCGGACGAGCTGTGCACTGTCGCGTGAACCTGACGAAGGGGAAGGACCGCGGCAACTGCGTCACCGCCTAC GCTCCCGCGTCGGCCGGCGGACATGGCGGCGAGTGGATAGTGCAGGACGGCTGCACCAGCCCGTGCGAGTCGATCGTCGCGTACGCGCCGGTCGACGCCGCCGTCCTGCAGCCGGTCATCAGCGGGCACGACTCGAGCGGCTTGGCGCTGCTGCCGTGCGGCTTCGCGGTCGTGCCGGACGGGCTGGAGTCGAGGCCCGCGGTGATCACGGCCAGGAAGgaagacggggcggcggcggggtcgcTGGTCACCGCGGTGTTCCAGGTGCTGGCCAGCTCCTCGCCGGTGGCCGCGCTCTCGCCGGAGTCGGCGGAGACCGTGACGAGCCTGGCGTCCTGCACGCTCCGTCGCGTGAGAAAGGCCTTTGGGTGCGAAGACCGCTGA
- the LOC123440278 gene encoding homeobox-leucine zipper protein ROC9 isoform X1 translates to MGSSRPRTKDFFAVPTLSLSLAGAFARNAPAATSGDEVEEDDEGSGGIRSGPLGEEVEISSENKGPAGSQSGDGSGEEEEGHDDGGKRKKRSRKSYHRHTAEQVRVMEAVFKESPHPDEKQRQQLSKQLGLSPRQVKFWFQNRRTQIKAVQERHENSLLKSELENLQKENRAMRQLTKRPSSCPSCGAGAASSDGFDAAAASQEQQLQLENAKLRAEVEKLRGALGTAAADGATSPASSPFSAATAQMSSNRSPLEVYGGGFAGRDMQSVLELAGRALEELKMMASSGEPLWVRSVETGRDILNYDEYVRLFRRDDGPADRQAGWSVEASRETGVVYLDATKLVHAFMDVNEWKELFPSMVAKASTLDVIRTGDDDDGHDGVVQLMFAEVQMLTPMVPTREFYFARYCRKLAAEKWAIVDVSFDKAEADVGTSPLVRCSKDPSGCIIEEQANGHSRVTWVEHTRLRECAAPSMYRAVTAGGLAFGARRWVATLQLQCERMVFWVATNVPTRDSSGVSTLAGRRSVLKLAHRMTSSLCRVIGGSRGLAWSRAPRAGAGDVRLTSRTNAGDPGEPQGLIACAVLSAWLPVSTTALLDFLRDESRRPEWDVTLAGRAVHCRVNLTKGKDRGNCVTAYAPASAGGHGGEWIVQDGCTSPCESIVAYAPVDAAVLQPVISGHDSSGLALLPCGFAVVPDGLESRPAVITARKEDGAAAGSLVTAVFQVLASSSPVAALSPESAETVTSLASCTLRRVRKAFGCEDR, encoded by the exons GCGACGGCtccggggaggaagaagaaggccatgatgatgggggtaaaaggaagaagaggagccgGAAGAGCTACCACAGGCACACTGCTGAACAAGTTAGGGTCATGGAAGC GGTATTCAAGGAGTCGCCACATCCAGATGAAAAGCAGCGGCAGCAACTCAGCAAGCAGCTCGGACTGTCTCCACGGCAAGTCAAGTTTTGGTTTCAGAATCGACGAACTCAGATCAAG GCGGTGCAGGAGCGGCACGAGAACTCGCTGCTCAAGTCGGAGCTGGAGAATCTCCAGAAGGAGAACCGCGCCATGAGACAGCTCACCAAGAGACCCTCAAGCTGCCCAAGCTGTGGCGCCGGAGCAGCTTCGAGCGATGGCTTCGACGCCGCCGCGGCCAGCCAGGAACAGCAGCTGCAGCTAGAGAACGCCAAGCTCAGAGCCGAG GTAGAGAAGCTGCGAGGGGCGCTCGGGACAGCCGCGGCCGACGGAGCCACCTCCCCGGCCTCGTCGCCATTCTCCGCGGCCACTGCCCAGATGAGCAGCAACCGGAGCCCGCTTGAAGTTTACGGCGGCGGCTTCGCGGGCCGCGACATGCAGAGCGTCCTGGAGCTGGCCGGCCGCGCGCTGGAAGAGCTTAAGATGATGGCTTCCTCCGGCGAGCCTCTCTGGGTGCGGAGCGTCGAGACCGGCCGAGACATTCTCAACTACGACGAGTACGTGCGCCTGTTCCGGCGCGACGATGGCCCCGCCGATCGGCAGGCCGGCTGGTCCGTCGAGGCGTCACGTGAAACCGGGGTGGTTTACCTTGACGCGACGAAACTTGTGCATGCTTTCATGGATGTG AACGAATGGAAAGAACTCTTCCCTTCCATGGTCGCAAAGGCATCGACGCTGGACGTGATCCGcacgggcgacgacgacgatggacacgacggcgtggtgcaaCTG ATGTTTGCAGAGGTCCAGATGCTGACGCCAATGGTGCCCACGAGGGAGTTCTATTTCGCCCGCTACTGCAGGAAGCTGGCCGCCGAGAAATGGGCCATCGTCGACGTGTCCTTCGACAAGGCTGAGGCCGACGTCGGCACGTCGCCGCTGGTCAGGTGCTCGAAGGATCCCTCGGGTTGCATCATCGAAGAGCAGGCAAACGGCCACTCCAGG GTGACATGGGTGGAGCACACCAGATTGCGCGAGTGCGCGGCCCCGTCCATGTACAGGGCGGTGACCGCGGGCGGCCTGGCGTTCGGCGCGAGGCGCTGGGTGGCGACCCTCCAGCTCCAGTGCGAGAGGATGGTCTTCTGGGTGGCGACCAACGTGCCGACCAGGGACAGCAGCG GGGTCTCCACActggcagggaggaggagcgttCTGAAGCTGGCGCACCGGATGACCTCGAGCCTCTGCCGCGTCATCGGCGGGTCGCGTGGCCTGGCGTGGAGCAGGGCGCCGAGAGCCGGCGCCGGCGACGTCCGGCTGACGTCCCGAACGAACGCCGGCGACCCCGGCGAGCCGCAGGGCCTGATCGCCTGCGCCGTGCTGTCCGCGTGGCTCCCCGTCAGCACCACGGCTCTCCTCGATTTCCTGAGGGACGAGTCACGCCGGCCCGAG TGGGATGTCACGCTGGCCGGACGAGCTGTGCACTGTCGCGTGAACCTGACGAAGGGGAAGGACCGCGGCAACTGCGTCACCGCCTAC GCTCCCGCGTCGGCCGGCGGACATGGCGGCGAGTGGATAGTGCAGGACGGCTGCACCAGCCCGTGCGAGTCGATCGTCGCGTACGCGCCGGTCGACGCCGCCGTCCTGCAGCCGGTCATCAGCGGGCACGACTCGAGCGGCTTGGCGCTGCTGCCGTGCGGCTTCGCGGTCGTGCCGGACGGGCTGGAGTCGAGGCCCGCGGTGATCACGGCCAGGAAGgaagacggggcggcggcggggtcgcTGGTCACCGCGGTGTTCCAGGTGCTGGCCAGCTCCTCGCCGGTGGCCGCGCTCTCGCCGGAGTCGGCGGAGACCGTGACGAGCCTGGCGTCCTGCACGCTCCGTCGCGTGAGAAAGGCCTTTGGGTGCGAAGACCGCTGA